ACTAAGCCCTGCATGAAGAATTGGTTTCTGAGAAGGGTAGTTGTAAGCGATCTTATATTTTCTATGTTAAATTGCCTCCTGAGACCCAACAAGCCAGAACAAACTAGTCATAATCAtcaatcaagaaagaaaagaacagaCTAGTCATGACAACCAGACAACAAGAATGTGATTCCTCCGGTTTTCCCAACTTGATCTTATACAACACACATGtatgaagtttgtttccaCCGCTCCTCGAAGCCAAGAAGCTGTATTAGCAATTGGTCAATTCCAACATAAAGAAAATCGCAAGTTGGCAACAAACAGCTGGTGTTCTATCAGCTTTACTTCTGCACCTAATCCTTTTTCTTTGGTGCACATCGAGGAGCATTTGCAGAGGCCAAAGTCCTCTGAGGGCATGTTCTCATCTTTGACAATCATGCATCAGAAACTTGATGCCCTCAAGCAGTTGTATGAGTGCAAAGATGATTTGCTTCAGCTGCTTCTCAGACAACAAGTACTCTCCcacaaaagaaacaagaaatgcGCAGAAAGCTTTCAAGTGACTCTCTAAGGCTATTGGATGAGTGCAGTGTGACTAGGGAGGTTTTCTCACAGACAAAAGAATATGAGCAAGAGCTTGAATAACGTCTAGCTAATGAAGTTAGAGCCTATTCTGTTGCTACAACGTTGACATTTCAAGTCAATTGACAAGTGTTCCAAGAATTTGATTGCAACATAGAACGACATGTTGGTATGTGGAACCCAAGCTTAAGACCGTGTTTCATTGGTTTAGTTGCTTAGAGAAGTACAAGAAATCACAGCATAAATGTGTTTGAGACCGCAATTTATAGCGTTTATCCTTCAAAGGCAAGATCAACACGAAATGTTTGCTCTACAGTGAGAAAGATGTTGCAGAACAAATGCATATAATGTGAAGGTGAAGTCACTGTGAATGAAAATGAGAAGATAGATACAGAATGTTTCTCCTGGACAACTACTGCAGGAAAGAAGCCAATCTTGGATCAACACTAGATATGCTCAAACAACTTGAGGCATTAGAATTCAGCCTGCAATAATCAGAAGAAAGCTCGCAGCTGTCTTCAGCCTCATGTTAAAAGCTAGAGTTTGCCTTCTCAACTATATTGGTGCTGGATACAATCATGAGGTCTCCTCATTTGCATCTTTCTAACTTGTATACATTGTTTGAAACTATATATTGAGACAGCTATCAGAAACTTTACTCCaggaaatatatatcataactTTTTGTTGAAGTTCCAATTTTTGTCTTTGAAACATACATAAATTCTCACATGCTTAAAAGACTGCACCATAACAGAATCATCCCAAGTTCCAAAAATCCataataacttaattaaaaagattcaTTACACAGATTAGGAcaaattttttccttcataatTTTACTCTGCAATCCCTTTTATCCGTttactatgtttgtttttagcATGATCAAAAAGCTGCCAAAGAAAATCTCAATTTAACTTATGCTTACTGCCAGAGCTTTTGCTCCAGAGCACCTGACCATCAATAGCAGTTAGATGTTCATCATCAAGACGTTTCCATGTTTTGATAGATTTGACTGTTTCCCATGATCCTTTCTCTGTTTTCTCCAAAGATGCTACCACCATCCTTGCCCTCCTGGACCATCCAGCCTTCCCATAAGCATGATACCCAAAACCACCAGCATAGCATAGATGTATACCAGTTAATTCACCACAGAAGTCATTGAGATGATCGTGACCTGTGAAAACAGCCTTCACATCCCCTGCTGCCACCATGGTTGTGAAAAAGCCTGAATTCACTGATGCAGAGCTAATCCCTTCCTGTTTCACCCCTGTGAAGTTTGACGAATCGAAGCTTGCAAATTCAGGCAATGGAATGTGAAAGTATGTCAGTCCTGGAGCTGGACCTTTTTGTGGCTCTGGCTTGTTCACGTAAGCCCGCTGCATCAGAACAACCAATTGCATTAAATGAATGAACTACTTCAACATTAATTACTTATGAAAATTCCAATGAAAAGCTGCAAAACTCAAATGTGCTCCAGGTGACTACCTGAAGTTTCGAGGAAGTGCGTTCAAACCATAGCTGCTGAGACGGTTTAATCCAACCATAGCCAGGAATAGATGGAACAGTTGAGTAATCGCCACTATCCAGGAAGTAGAGATTGAGAACTGATTTATTTGCCAAACGAGAACCTTCAACTCCGTGGACCTCCAAATTGTAATTTCCGAATCCATCAATAACACGAGCTTCGGGAGGATTAAGCTGAGACAAAGTATTCTTCATGCTGACAATGTGTTTCATCACACCTTCCCGGGATAAAGTAGACTCTTGATCATGATTTCCAAGAACAGCAGCCCATGGGATGTTTGCCGATACTGCAGGAGCAAAGGCAGCATCCATTGACGATGCTGCATCAGTTGCATCAAacccaaaaatattatccccTGCATCATCAAGTAATTTTGGCATTAACCAAtcaatattgataattaaagtCAAGTGTCAATTGCTAAGCAGAGTGCAAAATTCGTCTTTAAGTAAAAACCATAAAATGTAGGACTGTATATGGCTACATGGCCAGAGCTAGAACTTCAGTGCAACTCTGCAGTAACCAAGAAGGAAACTTGATCAAGTCACATGAGGGCTGAAAAACAATCCTTTTTAACAAGACAAATACAGAAAAACAATAGAGGCTGCTgcagaaaaattgaaacagGACAAGAAGCCCCGACTCTAAAAATCTAACAAGAATTATTAGGGCTTTCTCGCATCACAGAAAGAACAAGTTAGAGACCAGTGAAAACAATAAGGTCAGGTTTCTCGGCAAGAATAACACGGCGAATGAAGGCAGTGGTGTTGAGATCAGAGCAAGACGCCATCTGTTGCGGAAACACGTCCTCGCAAGGGGTTCTCTTGCCGTCAGCATAGTGCATATCTGCCACTTGTAGAATCCTGAACTCCCCCCTCTTACCGTCGAACCTCAGCTGCCGCCGCCCCCCTGCGGCGGCGGTGGCAGCAGAGGAAAGCCACCCACATAACCACTGCCACCGCTCCCATCATCTTCGCCGTCCCACCCATTAGGAGAAGTTAAACACTAGAACAAAGTCCCaaacacttaaaaaataagcaagaaaaagtagaaaaatagTCGAGAAGAAGTTCACAAGCGAAGACCAAGTAGCCGCAGGGAATTTACATCCAACTGTCCCGTCACCCGTGAAATTATTATGCATGGGTTTTCACAGAATTTGTCGCCTTTCCCACCTTGACAATGAGGGCTGGGGTAGGTTGGCCGTATAATCAATCTTTATATGAcaccaatttttgaattttttctcattGTATCGTCGATTCACACGAATTTGAGTCCGGGAGTAAGAGAATTATCCAATCTTGATACTCTTTAGTCTTTACTGATGGGCATGGACCCGATCTCTTCGTGGCGGGTTTGTTACGGTGATGACTGATACAACCGGCTTGTCTTTAATACCGAGGATCATTGTTTTTTTATGTTCTGGCGGGGATTCTGTGCGGTGTTGGTTAATCCTAGTTTGAGCAATAAATATGCTTGTCACTATATATGTACCATcaattctttctttccttttttaataaattgaaattattttcataatatttcgagaaaaaatataattattatgtgataTAAAAAACCTGCTATAATGTATTCATTTTGTTTCGCAGTAATGGGAATGCAAATGACATTGATCGTTCTCAAAGTGGGAGGATTCAATACATGAATAGATTGAGatgagaatattatttttgtatcttaATTTAACACACAATTACGCGATCATTATCTTCTGAAAAATGGATTTACAGCCAACTTTTTAGactaattcaaaaaataaaacgttTCAAaaaccatttcttttttaaaaaataaaaattatttttctaagattacttgtaaatatataagtaaattgAGGCAATAACTTGGAATAACAATCCACAATAGCCTATTAGCCATGATATGCTTATGGGCAAGCGGTCTTGGAATTCTTGATGCTTAATAAGTTGTGTTTAGAACAGTGTGAAAGATGATGAGCAAAATTGGGAAACACAATAAACCCTAAAatttaaagggaaaaaataactactttaatactatttattgaaTCTTGTACAATGTCCAATGATGAGTATATATTTTGTCCTAGTGGCTGCAACTTACATGTTATGCTTTCGCCTTGCATGCTACCTAGGTTtctatatatacttaattctGCTGTTAAGCTTAGGCTGCCCATTACTTTAATTACGACCATGTTGATATGGTTAAATTCTTAATCAAGCTACATTTGatacaatcaaattaatcacaaatcAAATATACAACACTTAGATGTATTTTACTTATCATTACGAATAATTACACCTCCTTCCTCTAAAGTTACACGCAAATCtcatatggtttgaaaaattatatctagcacctCCTCAGTTtacttccatctaacaaataaatcccttagggaattatttgttagacaaaaggAAATTCCAGGATGctaaatgttatttttcaaactacatgagtatacgtataatcacaccaaatctttcttttgataattttttcatatcaatttttgagaGAGCCCAAAAGAATGTGcaaaatgatcaatttatttgaaatgttaaattaattgttcattgttttatttggtaactttttatttaaatttctcgGGACAACTAGATAAGGTTAGATATAAAAgttgttcataatttttttaaaatttatgattatataaatgtaagttttaatttttaaatttgttattaagagactgaaaattttattaatggtAAATTTCAACCCACCTCTTGTTGTCAGAGTAATATttacaagaattaattacagttatattatatttagtttactttgattattgtaataattatgaatttaatatttttattagtcaaactaattaattaaattttaatagggGTAAGCCAAGTTGGTGTCTTGGCCAACTGTTGGAAGAAGAGCTTGATGTGTCCATGCatgagttatatatatatggcatCAGGCTCTGGAAATTGCATTATAAGAAATTATCTAAGGAGTTGATAACATGAAACAAGAAATCCTGCCCCGGAAAACTGTTAAACGAGGACAGGAACCTCTTGTTCTCGTCCCTGTGGAGACAtccgataaaattgaaatgatacAGAGAAGATTAGCACAAGAATGACACGCATTAATCGAGAAATGCGGAACCTCTTGTTCTTATTTTATGCAaatgattgataaatttaatgcACATAATCGCCATTTTCGGCGATGTTGATCATGcacttgtaataaatttacccCGCAACAcggacaatatatataatgcaagTTGCTGGCAGAACACAGACTACAGCAAGACAGGTTTAGTCATACTCGTGTGCGCACCTATGTATATTTTTCCATCCTTGTCTGAAGATCAGAAGCCTCCAGCCTAACATGACTAATCTTTTATTCGCAGCTTTGCGGTTGGGAGACGTTTGATGATAGGTCCATTTATGAGTCGATGGGCTAGACGGGTAActgtttattaattaaatcaaattcatacCTGTCAAGATTCCTCATGCTTGTGGATCAGCAATAGTAGTGCAGCTAATTGAGATCTGTATGATTGAGTTTTTCATGTTCAAGATCCGTGGGACAAGGAACTCGTGCACAGCATTGTTCGTTGCAGGGATGAGACATTGTAGGTGGAACATattccttttgttttctttacctatctctctatatatagctCGTACCGATGAGATGGCTTCAACCACTCAACATCTTTCTCAATACCAAATAGTCTACATTCACCCTTAAAGAGTTGATTTTGGTACAAAAAGATGGCTGCTTTCCACTCTAGATCAAACAGTTTCCCGTCTCAATCTCATCCGGTAATGGAAAGCGTTGAAGATCATCTGTTGAGGTTAAAGTCCTCAGAAGCCGCATCAATGTCAGCCGCTTCTGTATGCGCAAACTTGGCTAGACTCAGAGATTTGCATGAAAGCATCGATAATCTGATTCAGATGTCTTCAGTCCAACAAGCCCTTTCACAGGGACAAGGCGAAAATTGGGTAAATGAGTTGCTTGAGGAATCTCTAAGGCTTGTGGACCTCTGTGGATTTTCAAGAGATGTTGTGCGTTCAACCAAAGAATCCATTCAAGATCTCGAATCCTCCATCAGGAGAAACAGAGGTGAAAACGCCACACGGGACGACATCAATGCTTATGTAGCCTCAAGAAAGAAGATGGACAAGATGGTCAAGAAATGCATCAAGAATTTGAAGAGCTTCAACCAAAGTGCTACACCACTCCCAGCCATCGGGACGATGCTCAAAGAAACGGAGGCCCTCGATTCCTCAGTCCTAAAATCTCTACTGATGCTCTTGTCCGGGGAAACGGAAGGATCAAAGCGAAGAAGTTGGTCGTTGCTTTCCAAGACGAAACGTGTACATTCCGAGACAGAGCAAGAAAATGGTGCTGATCAGGAGTTGTTTTCCTTGAACATGCACAAGTCAAGCAAAGGCATGGACAAGATCACACTGAAGCAACTGAAAGCAACAGAAATGAGCATCCAGGAACTAGAAGAGGGATTAGAAGCCTTGTTTAGGAGTTTAGTGAAAACTAGAGTTTCTCTTCTTAATATTCTCAGCCATTAGCCCTCTTTGATCATCAGTTTTGACCACACCATAATTAgagttgtatatatatacttgtgcAAATGACATTATAAAAGGATACTGACACTACTCCTTTCTCTATACAATTCAGTGCGTGAAACCTCAACTAAAAATCTATTGCAAGACATGTCTGTCTATCTTAAACGTGTGGCGAATatgcaaattttaatttctgtgtTCGATAGATGCTGGACATAAAACCTTTCAGATGTTTATGAAtgctatatgtatatatagaatcGATGACAGGCTTCACACATGTCGTTAAGAAATGGCACGTGATTTCACACGTATCGTTAATCAACTCCCAGCTTCCAAAAAAAACACCCTTCAGGCTTGTATTCAGCTTCTTGGAGAGGAAAAATGGCTCCAACAAgcattttttcttctatttatacatgtaaataacccacaaacacttttagcctatttacaaaatattttcatcttttaggTCAAAAGATGTCTCAAAATGCTCAAATATTGAATACTATTGTCACAAAGCTgctcattattataattaataaataattatttatgtagtttatataaattttatgagaactagtaaaataaataatttatttattaaatatatattgattatcaaattattttttttaaaaaaatattcctacTATCATGTCCACCGTCAACTTCTGCCTGTGCCCTCGCTCCCACCGCCTGATTGTGGTCTACGACCTCGCCCCacttgtgataatttttttagtatttttttaagcctttatcttttctataattttatatttatggcAGTGGGATTGAGGAAGAaaggataattttttcaaaaaacataatttaatatccaaattatctttttaagaaataaattatattttacgaattataatatgatttatataaatatatattatttttaattataatatattaattttattaaaatatagttttaaaCGAAAATAAAGGTTAAATAATCTCTTAACTTTCATAAAacctaataatttataaaagtctgataattctttaattttaatttataatctagtaattaattttattaagggataattatatttacactctcTCACCTATTGCCATCTTACACAAATCATCCttgtctttttaaaaattatagaaaccaCCTTAAcagtttttaaaacaaaaaaaataccccTTTTAATTCAgtcaaactttaatttaaatttttaataacagaAATATCTCATGGATGTTTTGTAATTACTAAAAGATAGAGAGGGGTGTCAAACTAATGTTTATAGGGATGTACAATAtgatcctatatttttttattatttaactaatttttattttaagtctaaataattttgttatcttttttattggatctgtatataa
The window above is part of the Sesamum indicum cultivar Zhongzhi No. 13 linkage group LG2, S_indicum_v1.0, whole genome shotgun sequence genome. Proteins encoded here:
- the LOC105177903 gene encoding probable inactive purple acid phosphatase 29 isoform X2, which gives rise to MHNNFTGDGTVGWDNIFGFDATDAASSMDAAFAPAVSANIPWAAVLGNHDQESTLSREGVMKHIVSMKNTLSQLNPPEARVIDGFGNYNLEVHGVEGSRLANKSVLNLYFLDSGDYSTVPSIPGYGWIKPSQQLWFERTSSKLQRAYVNKPEPQKGPAPGLTYFHIPLPEFASFDSSNFTGVKQEGISSASVNSGFFTTMVAAGDVKAVFTGHDHLNDFCGELTGIHLCYAGGFGYHAYGKAGWSRRARMVVASLEKTEKGSWETVKSIKTWKRLDDEHLTAIDGQVLWSKSSGSKHKLN
- the LOC105177903 gene encoding probable inactive purple acid phosphatase 29 isoform X1, with translation MHYADGKRTPCEDVFPQQMASCSDLNTTAFIRRVILAEKPDLIVFTGDNIFGFDATDAASSMDAAFAPAVSANIPWAAVLGNHDQESTLSREGVMKHIVSMKNTLSQLNPPEARVIDGFGNYNLEVHGVEGSRLANKSVLNLYFLDSGDYSTVPSIPGYGWIKPSQQLWFERTSSKLQRAYVNKPEPQKGPAPGLTYFHIPLPEFASFDSSNFTGVKQEGISSASVNSGFFTTMVAAGDVKAVFTGHDHLNDFCGELTGIHLCYAGGFGYHAYGKAGWSRRARMVVASLEKTEKGSWETVKSIKTWKRLDDEHLTAIDGQVLWSKSSGSKHKLN
- the LOC105178962 gene encoding uncharacterized protein LOC105178962; translated protein: MAAFHSRSNSFPSQSHPVMESVEDHLLRLKSSEAASMSAASVCANLARLRDLHESIDNLIQMSSVQQALSQGQGENWVNELLEESLRLVDLCGFSRDVVRSTKESIQDLESSIRRNRGENATRDDINAYVASRKKMDKMVKKCIKNLKSFNQSATPLPAIGTMLKETEALDSSVLKSLLMLLSGETEGSKRRSWSLLSKTKRVHSETEQENGADQELFSLNMHKSSKGMDKITLKQLKATEMSIQELEEGLEALFRSLVKTRVSLLNILSH